A stretch of the Polyangiaceae bacterium genome encodes the following:
- a CDS encoding ribonuclease H-like domain-containing protein has product MPKSFLVLDIETVLDAELPIAESSEAERLPAPPHHKIVVIGALLFDAAYAVQRVGVLGEGKDEPAMLVDFAKFLEERRPDLVSFNGRGFDLPVIAARCLRHGVPLRHYYRARDVRYRFSPEGHLDLMDFIADFGAAKSAKLDIVAKLCGMPGKVGVDGKDVGPMVHAGRIKEVREYCLCDVAQTAGVFLRVQLLRGELEPSAYRQAMQGLIETIRGDARLAPVAAGLDEARLLTVAV; this is encoded by the coding sequence GTGCCGAAGTCCTTCCTGGTGCTCGACATCGAGACCGTCCTGGACGCCGAGCTCCCCATCGCCGAGTCCAGCGAGGCCGAGCGCCTGCCGGCGCCGCCGCACCACAAGATCGTGGTGATCGGCGCGCTGCTCTTCGACGCCGCCTACGCGGTGCAGCGGGTCGGGGTCCTGGGCGAGGGCAAGGACGAGCCGGCGATGCTGGTCGACTTCGCGAAGTTCCTGGAGGAGCGCAGGCCCGACCTGGTCAGCTTCAACGGCCGGGGCTTCGACCTGCCGGTGATCGCCGCGCGCTGCCTGCGCCACGGCGTCCCGCTCCGCCACTACTACCGAGCCCGCGACGTGCGCTACCGCTTCTCGCCCGAAGGCCACCTGGACTTGATGGACTTCATCGCGGATTTCGGCGCGGCCAAGAGCGCCAAGCTCGACATCGTGGCCAAGCTCTGCGGCATGCCCGGCAAGGTCGGAGTGGACGGCAAGGACGTCGGCCCGATGGTCCACGCCGGCCGCATCAAGGAGGTCCGCGAGTACTGCCTCTGCGACGTGGCGCAGACCGCCGGGGTGTTCCTGCGCGTTCAGCTCCTGCGCGGGGAGCTCGAGCCGAGCGCCTATCGGCAGGCGATGCAGGGCCTGATCGAGACCATCCGCGGCGACGCCCGGCTCGCGCCGGTGGCGGCGGGGCTCGACGAGGCGCGGCTGCTGACGGTTGCGGTCTGA